A genomic window from Gymnodinialimonas ceratoperidinii includes:
- the pheS gene encoding phenylalanine--tRNA ligase subunit alpha has protein sequence MDGLNELRSSWIGRIGDASDEATLEELRVAALGKKGEISLKMRELGKMTPEERQVAGPALNALKDEVNAAITAKKAGLADAALDERLKAEWLDVTLPARPQRVGTIHPVSQVMEEVTAIFADMGFSVAEGPQIETDFYNFDALNIPGHHPARAEMDTFYTHRAEGDDRPPHVLRTHTSPVQIRHMEKHGAPCRIIAPGRVYRADYDQTHTPMFHQVEGLVLGRDISMANLKWVLEEFYSAFFGTKVKTRFRASHFPFVEPGAEVDIQCSFEGGTVKVGEGDDWLEILGSGMVHPKVLEAGGIDPAEFQGFAFGMGIDRIAMLKYGIPDLRDFFNSDLRWLKHYGFGALEVPTIHAGV, from the coding sequence ATGGACGGCTTGAACGAACTGCGAAGCAGCTGGATTGGCCGCATCGGGGACGCCTCGGACGAGGCGACGCTTGAGGAGCTTCGCGTCGCGGCGCTGGGCAAGAAGGGTGAGATCTCGCTGAAGATGCGCGAGCTGGGCAAGATGACGCCCGAGGAGCGGCAGGTCGCCGGCCCCGCGCTCAACGCTCTGAAGGACGAGGTCAACGCCGCCATCACCGCGAAGAAGGCAGGCCTTGCCGACGCCGCGCTGGACGAGCGCCTGAAGGCCGAATGGCTAGATGTGACGCTTCCCGCGCGGCCGCAGCGTGTCGGCACGATCCACCCCGTCAGCCAGGTCATGGAGGAGGTCACCGCGATCTTCGCCGACATGGGCTTCTCGGTCGCGGAAGGCCCTCAGATCGAGACGGATTTCTACAACTTCGACGCGCTCAACATCCCGGGCCACCACCCCGCGCGGGCCGAGATGGACACGTTCTACACGCACCGCGCCGAGGGCGATGACCGCCCGCCCCACGTGCTGCGGACCCATACCTCGCCGGTGCAGATCCGCCACATGGAGAAGCACGGCGCCCCCTGCCGGATCATCGCGCCGGGCCGCGTCTACCGCGCCGATTACGACCAGACCCACACGCCGATGTTCCATCAGGTCGAGGGGCTGGTTCTGGGCCGTGACATCTCCATGGCGAACCTGAAATGGGTGCTGGAAGAGTTCTACTCCGCCTTCTTCGGCACCAAGGTGAAAACCCGCTTCCGCGCCTCGCATTTCCCCTTCGTCGAGCCGGGCGCCGAGGTCGACATCCAGTGCAGCTTCGAGGGCGGCACGGTGAAGGTCGGCGAGGGCGACGATTGGCTGGAGATCCTCGGCAGCGGCATGGTGCATCCCAAGGTGCTGGAGGCCGGTGGCATCGACCCGGCGGAGTTCCAGGGCTTTGCGTTTGGGATGGGCATCGACCGCATTGCGATGCTGAAATACGGAATCCCCGACCTGCGCGACTTCTTCAACAGCGATCTGCGGTGGTTGAAGCACTACGGCTTCGGCGCGCTGGAAGTGCCGACGATCCATGCGGGGGTTTGA
- a CDS encoding OmpA family protein gives MATREDDQSGTNEAEQNSTEPRKLITPPLLMLTAVVLTLSAVVGGLLVTRQPSAPLPIVEFTPRLGLTPDVEIRDDRDGHSAASIDAEALPGELQHERAEAPLAVGEVILTSLSLEDTAAHGSRDADAMEAATETCREALQDVAERLAIRFPAGSTAAAPGDLEAARAFAQHATSCDGIRIMVRGHSDATGDETHNLTLSWERAESVIAALGAAGLDTSRFDPIGFGSRRLSPGAPTERADALSRRVEFAVLPQYH, from the coding sequence ATGGCGACCCGAGAAGACGACCAGAGCGGAACGAACGAGGCGGAGCAGAACAGCACCGAGCCGCGCAAGCTGATCACGCCACCCCTGCTGATGTTGACAGCGGTCGTCCTCACCCTGTCGGCCGTGGTCGGCGGCCTGTTGGTGACGCGCCAGCCTTCGGCCCCGCTGCCCATCGTCGAGTTCACCCCCCGCCTCGGCCTGACGCCTGATGTTGAGATCCGGGATGACCGTGACGGTCATTCAGCAGCCTCCATCGACGCGGAGGCTCTACCGGGCGAACTCCAGCACGAGCGTGCGGAAGCGCCCCTGGCCGTGGGCGAGGTGATCCTCACCTCCCTCTCGCTGGAAGACACCGCCGCGCATGGCTCCCGCGACGCGGACGCCATGGAGGCCGCGACCGAAACCTGTCGAGAGGCCCTGCAGGACGTGGCGGAGCGGTTGGCGATCCGCTTCCCGGCAGGCTCCACCGCCGCGGCCCCGGGCGATCTGGAAGCCGCGCGGGCTTTCGCGCAACACGCCACGTCATGTGACGGCATTCGCATCATGGTGCGCGGGCATTCGGACGCGACGGGCGACGAGACACACAATCTCACCCTGTCCTGGGAACGCGCGGAGTCGGTGATCGCCGCCCTTGGCGCTGCCGGGCTGGACACCAGCCGTTTCGATCCCATCGGCTTCGGCTCTCGCAGATTGTCTCCCGGCGCACCGACTGAGCGTGCAGATGCCCTGAGCCGCCGGGTCGAGTTCGCGGTCTTGCCGCAGTATCACTAA
- the rplT gene encoding 50S ribosomal protein L20 has translation MSRTKGGTVTHRRHKKVIDAAKGYYGARSTNFRTATQAVDKANQYATRDRKARKRQFRALWIQRINAAVRAHDEALTYSRFINGLAKAGIEVDRKVLADLAVHEPDAFSAIVDQAKAAL, from the coding sequence ATGTCCCGTACCAAAGGTGGAACCGTCACTCACCGTCGCCACAAGAAAGTCATCGACGCAGCCAAGGGTTACTATGGCGCGCGTTCGACGAACTTCCGCACCGCGACTCAGGCCGTCGACAAGGCGAACCAATACGCAACGCGCGACCGGAAGGCCCGCAAGCGCCAGTTCCGCGCCCTGTGGATCCAGCGGATCAACGCAGCCGTGCGTGCCCATGACGAGGCGCTGACATACTCGCGCTTCATCAACGGTCTGGCGAAAGCCGGGATCGAGGTGGACCGTAAGGTTCTGGCCGATCTGGCCGTGCACGAGCCCGACGCGTTCAGCGCGATTGTCGATCAGGCGAAGGCGGCGCTGTAA
- the rpmI gene encoding 50S ribosomal protein L35 — protein MPKMKTKSSAKKRFKVTGTGKVMAAQAGKQHGMIKRSNKFLRNARGMQELSAPDQKIVKSYMPYDR, from the coding sequence ATGCCGAAGATGAAGACGAAGTCGAGCGCCAAGAAGCGCTTCAAGGTGACTGGCACCGGCAAGGTGATGGCTGCACAGGCAGGCAAACAGCACGGGATGATCAAGCGGTCGAACAAGTTCCTCCGCAATGCGCGCGGGATGCAGGAATTGTCCGCACCCGACCAGAAGATCGTCAAATCCTACATGCCCTACGACCGCTAA
- the pyk gene encoding pyruvate kinase, whose translation MKRDRNVKIVATLGPASDDYEMIRALHEAGADVFRLNMSHGDHAEIAIRHGIIRQIEADIGQPIAILADLQGPKLRVGVFDNDEGYDLEVGETFRMDLDDTPGDATRVQLPHTEIFAALEPGAHLLINDGKIRVKVIECGKDFANCEVIAGGRISNRKGVNVPDVVLPLAALSEKDRKDLEFVCELGVDWLALSFVQRKDDVEEARKLAKGRAAILSKIEKPSAVKNFAEILEASDGIMVARGDLGVELPVQNVPPIQKRLVRQCRHAAKPVIVATQMLESMIESPMPTRAEVSDVAAAIYEGADAVMLSAESAAGDFPIEAVTTMNNVAVEVESDPTYREVVEASRGGEKETVADAIVSAAREIAETTNIKLICCFSESGSTASLTARERPNVPILALTSRQATARRMCLTWGCHCVKVGTVGRFKEAVINAVRAATAEGMAEESDQIVVTAGVPFGQSGSTNILRIAPCDERLIFASELE comes from the coding sequence ATGAAACGCGACCGTAACGTCAAGATCGTAGCCACCCTTGGCCCTGCGTCCGATGATTATGAGATGATCCGGGCGCTGCACGAGGCGGGCGCCGATGTGTTTCGCCTGAACATGTCCCACGGGGATCACGCCGAGATCGCGATCCGTCACGGCATCATCCGCCAGATCGAAGCCGACATCGGCCAGCCGATCGCCATTCTCGCCGACCTTCAGGGGCCGAAATTGCGCGTCGGCGTGTTCGACAACGACGAAGGCTACGATCTCGAAGTCGGCGAGACGTTCCGCATGGACCTCGACGACACGCCCGGCGATGCGACCCGTGTGCAGCTGCCCCATACCGAGATCTTCGCCGCACTGGAGCCGGGCGCGCATCTGCTCATCAACGATGGCAAGATCCGCGTGAAGGTCATCGAATGCGGCAAGGATTTCGCGAACTGCGAGGTGATCGCGGGCGGGCGCATCTCGAACCGCAAGGGGGTGAACGTCCCCGACGTGGTGCTGCCGCTTGCCGCGCTCTCCGAGAAAGACCGCAAGGACTTGGAGTTCGTTTGCGAGTTGGGCGTTGATTGGCTGGCGCTCTCTTTCGTGCAGCGCAAGGATGATGTTGAGGAGGCGCGCAAACTGGCCAAGGGCCGGGCCGCGATCCTGTCGAAAATCGAGAAGCCCTCTGCGGTCAAGAATTTCGCCGAGATCCTCGAAGCCTCCGACGGCATCATGGTCGCCCGCGGTGATCTCGGGGTCGAGCTTCCGGTCCAGAACGTGCCGCCGATCCAGAAGCGGCTTGTCCGTCAGTGCCGTCACGCCGCCAAGCCGGTCATCGTTGCGACGCAGATGCTCGAGAGCATGATCGAAAGCCCGATGCCGACGCGCGCCGAGGTCTCTGACGTCGCGGCCGCGATCTACGAGGGCGCCGATGCCGTCATGCTCAGCGCGGAATCCGCGGCCGGCGACTTCCCGATCGAGGCCGTGACGACCATGAACAACGTGGCTGTCGAGGTCGAAAGCGACCCCACCTACCGCGAGGTCGTCGAGGCCAGCCGTGGGGGAGAGAAGGAAACCGTCGCCGATGCCATCGTATCCGCGGCGCGTGAAATCGCCGAGACGACGAACATCAAGCTGATCTGCTGCTTCTCCGAATCCGGTTCCACCGCGTCCCTGACGGCGCGCGAGCGTCCCAATGTGCCCATCCTCGCCCTGACCTCCCGCCAGGCGACCGCGCGGCGGATGTGCCTGACCTGGGGTTGTCATTGCGTCAAGGTCGGCACCGTGGGCCGCTTCAAGGAGGCCGTGATCAACGCCGTGCGCGCGGCCACGGCAGAGGGGATGGCCGAGGAATCGGATCAGATCGTCGTCACCGCGGGCGTGCCCTTCGGCCAGTCCGGCTCCACCAACATCCTGCGAATCGCCCCCTGCGACGAGCGGCTGATCTTCGCGTCCGAACTGGAATGA
- a CDS encoding N-formylglutamate amidohydrolase produces MTDAVEVFGAERDSRWVVTCDHASNRVPDAVAGGDLGLPEEDMARHIAYDVGALGVSKAMGEALNAPVVASRFSRLVIDPNRGEHDPTVLMQIYDGSIIPANRGASEAELERRLALYHRPYHDAVAEVLAAREAPIIISVHSFTPQLRGRPPRPWHVSVLYADDTRLALPLLARLRDEDDLCVGDNQPYTGKLPGDALDRHGVQPGRCHVLLEVRNDLIEREDDQAAWGLRLAKLLEATVANTDL; encoded by the coding sequence ATGACGGATGCAGTTGAGGTCTTCGGCGCGGAACGCGACAGCCGGTGGGTGGTGACCTGTGACCACGCCAGCAACCGGGTGCCCGACGCCGTGGCGGGCGGCGACCTGGGCCTGCCGGAAGAGGATATGGCGCGCCATATCGCCTATGACGTCGGTGCCTTGGGTGTGTCGAAGGCCATGGGAGAGGCGCTGAACGCGCCGGTCGTAGCCTCGCGCTTTTCGCGTCTGGTGATTGACCCGAACCGGGGTGAGCATGATCCGACGGTGCTGATGCAGATCTACGACGGCTCCATCATCCCGGCCAATCGCGGCGCATCAGAGGCGGAACTGGAACGGCGGTTGGCGCTCTATCACCGGCCCTATCACGATGCCGTGGCCGAAGTGCTTGCCGCACGGGAGGCGCCGATCATCATCTCGGTGCACAGCTTCACCCCGCAATTGCGCGGACGGCCACCCCGGCCCTGGCACGTTTCGGTACTCTACGCCGATGACACACGGCTTGCCCTGCCGCTATTGGCGCGGCTGCGCGACGAGGACGACCTCTGCGTTGGCGACAACCAACCCTATACCGGCAAGTTGCCCGGTGACGCGCTGGATCGGCACGGCGTGCAGCCGGGGCGTTGCCACGTCCTGCTGGAAGTGCGCAACGACCTGATCGAGCGAGAGGACGACCAGGCGGCTTGGGGCCTGCGACTGGCCAAGCTGCTTGAAGCCACCGTCGCCAATACCGATCTGTGA
- a CDS encoding DUF1244 domain-containing protein: protein MSEPTKTELEAATFRRLLAHLDSRKDAQNIDMMNLAGFCRNCLSRWYQEEAEARGVEIDKEAAREVVYGMPYGEWKAKYQTEASDAQKAALEAGKSHD, encoded by the coding sequence ATGAGTGAGCCCACCAAAACGGAACTGGAAGCCGCCACGTTCCGCCGCCTTCTGGCGCATCTGGACAGTCGCAAGGACGCCCAGAACATCGACATGATGAATCTCGCCGGTTTCTGCCGCAATTGCCTGAGCCGCTGGTACCAGGAAGAGGCCGAAGCACGCGGCGTCGAGATCGACAAGGAAGCCGCGCGGGAGGTTGTCTACGGGATGCCTTACGGCGAGTGGAAGGCGAAGTATCAGACCGAGGCAAGCGACGCGCAGAAGGCAGCGCTCGAGGCGGGCAAGAGCCACGATTGA
- the yaaA gene encoding peroxide stress protein YaaA: MLTVISPAKRLDCTERDVATTTPEFMDDAVTLARAAKRLSQAELRKLMDISAELAKLNAERFKAFETDAEPTRPAALAFAGDTYAGLEATSLDADTLAYAQDHLRILSGLYGLLRPLDAIKPYRLEMGSRLKTRKGPSLYAYWGSRLSEALNTQAEAVRTDTLINCASVEYFSAVDEKALNLQVITPQFYEEKPGGPKIVSFFAKKARGAMARFIQERRLTDPAQILDFDTGGYTHAPELGTDTKPAFLRTEAAQKAA; encoded by the coding sequence ATGCTTACCGTGATCTCCCCCGCCAAACGCCTCGATTGCACCGAGCGCGACGTCGCCACGACGACACCGGAATTCATGGACGACGCGGTAACCCTCGCGCGCGCCGCCAAGCGCCTAAGCCAGGCCGAGCTGCGCAAGCTGATGGACATCAGCGCCGAACTCGCGAAGCTCAACGCCGAACGTTTCAAGGCCTTCGAGACCGACGCCGAGCCGACCCGCCCCGCCGCCCTTGCCTTCGCCGGCGACACCTACGCCGGGTTGGAGGCCACAAGCCTCGACGCCGACACGTTGGCATATGCCCAGGATCACCTGCGCATCCTCTCGGGGCTCTATGGGCTGCTGCGCCCGCTGGACGCGATCAAACCCTATCGCTTGGAAATGGGCAGCCGGCTGAAGACCCGCAAAGGCCCGTCGCTCTACGCCTATTGGGGATCGCGCCTGTCCGAGGCGCTCAACACCCAGGCCGAAGCGGTGCGCACCGACACGCTGATCAACTGCGCTTCGGTCGAGTATTTCTCCGCCGTGGACGAGAAGGCCCTGAACCTTCAGGTCATCACGCCGCAATTCTACGAGGAAAAACCCGGCGGCCCCAAGATCGTCAGCTTCTTCGCCAAAAAGGCCCGGGGTGCCATGGCGCGCTTCATTCAGGAACGCCGCCTCACGGATCCCGCGCAGATCCTCGACTTCGACACTGGCGGCTACACTCATGCCCCCGAGCTCGGCACTGATACGAAACCCGCCTTCCTCCGCACGGAGGCCGCTCAGAAAGCGGCCTGA
- the recQ gene encoding DNA helicase RecQ yields the protein MLVEHPDTSALLKATFGFDDFRPGQAEIVEAVASGKDVLAIMPTGGGKSLCFQLPALMREGVTVVISPLIALMRDQVRGLREAGVAAGALTSGNTPEETDAVWEGLEDGSLKLLYIAPERLASSGTERMLARANVSLVAVDEAHCVSQWGHDFRPDYLRLGALKRALNVPLAAFTATADAETRAEICERLFDTEPDVFLHGFDRPNLSLAFEVKNQPRQQILSFAAARKGQPGIVYCGTRAKTETLAKALRDEGHSACHYHGGMEAEDRRVVETRFNQEDGLIVCATVAFGMGVDKPDIRWVAHADLPKSIEGYYQEIGRAGRDGAPADTLTLYGPDDIRFRRQQVDEGLAPPERKSADHARLNALLGLAEAQGCRRKVLLSYFGDDAEDCGNCDLCAKPPELFDASVAVQKALSVMLRTGEYFGAGHLIDVLLGAQNEKIRQRGHDRLSTYGIGTEFDKRGWQAVFRQMMGRDLVRPDPERHGAFRMTEAARPILRGEESITLRRDTIAKAPRRPAVKMLVSEEDAPLMSALKAKRRALAEDARVPAYVIFTDKTLIEMAEKRPATLDEMARISGVGATKLERYGTAFLQVITGDAPEPVHPARRALAGRDAGDVFDRLMEVQQDLMRGDDGTGKYLSVTHSTLRKIAERKPASVHDLSRIAGMGEKQIDRFGDAFLDVLREAG from the coding sequence ATGTTGGTCGAACATCCCGACACATCTGCCCTTCTGAAGGCCACCTTCGGATTCGATGACTTCCGCCCCGGTCAGGCGGAAATCGTGGAGGCTGTGGCCTCGGGCAAGGACGTGCTCGCGATCATGCCGACGGGCGGCGGCAAATCCCTGTGTTTCCAGCTTCCCGCGCTGATGCGCGAAGGGGTGACGGTGGTGATCTCGCCGCTCATCGCCTTGATGCGCGACCAGGTGCGCGGCCTGCGCGAGGCGGGCGTCGCCGCCGGCGCGCTGACTTCCGGCAACACGCCCGAAGAAACCGACGCCGTTTGGGAAGGGCTCGAGGACGGCTCGTTAAAGCTGCTCTACATCGCGCCGGAACGCCTTGCCTCCTCGGGAACCGAGCGGATGCTGGCGCGGGCCAATGTGTCACTCGTTGCGGTGGACGAGGCCCATTGCGTCAGCCAGTGGGGACACGACTTCCGCCCCGATTACCTGCGCCTCGGTGCCCTGAAGCGCGCGCTGAACGTGCCGCTCGCCGCATTCACCGCCACCGCCGACGCCGAAACCCGCGCCGAAATTTGCGAGCGTCTGTTCGATACCGAGCCGGACGTCTTCCTGCACGGCTTCGATCGCCCGAATCTGAGCCTCGCTTTCGAGGTGAAGAACCAACCCCGCCAGCAAATCCTCTCCTTCGCCGCCGCGCGCAAGGGGCAGCCGGGCATCGTCTATTGCGGTACCCGCGCCAAGACCGAGACGCTGGCAAAGGCGCTCCGCGACGAGGGCCACAGCGCCTGCCATTATCACGGCGGGATGGAGGCCGAGGATCGTCGCGTGGTCGAGACCCGCTTCAATCAAGAGGACGGGCTGATCGTCTGCGCCACGGTGGCCTTCGGCATGGGCGTCGACAAGCCGGACATCCGTTGGGTCGCCCACGCCGACCTGCCCAAGTCGATCGAAGGCTATTACCAGGAGATCGGCCGCGCCGGCCGCGATGGCGCTCCCGCCGATACGCTCACCCTCTACGGCCCCGACGACATCCGCTTCCGCCGCCAGCAGGTGGATGAGGGCCTCGCGCCCCCGGAACGCAAATCCGCCGACCACGCCCGTCTGAACGCGCTTCTGGGGCTCGCCGAGGCGCAGGGTTGCCGCCGCAAGGTGTTGCTCTCCTATTTCGGCGACGACGCCGAGGATTGCGGCAACTGCGATCTCTGCGCGAAGCCGCCCGAATTGTTCGACGCTTCCGTCGCCGTGCAGAAGGCGCTCTCGGTCATGTTACGTACGGGCGAATATTTCGGCGCGGGCCATCTGATCGACGTGCTGCTCGGCGCGCAGAACGAAAAGATCCGCCAGCGCGGTCATGACCGTCTGTCGACCTACGGTATCGGGACGGAATTCGACAAACGCGGCTGGCAGGCGGTGTTCCGGCAGATGATGGGCCGCGATCTGGTGCGCCCCGACCCGGAGCGCCACGGTGCCTTTCGCATGACCGAAGCCGCCCGCCCGATCCTGCGCGGCGAGGAAAGCATCACCCTGCGTCGCGACACCATCGCCAAGGCCCCCCGCCGCCCCGCCGTGAAGATGCTGGTGAGCGAGGAGGACGCGCCGCTGATGTCCGCGCTCAAGGCCAAGCGCCGTGCCCTCGCGGAGGATGCCCGCGTGCCCGCCTACGTCATCTTCACCGACAAGACGCTGATCGAGATGGCCGAGAAACGGCCTGCCACGCTCGACGAGATGGCCCGCATCTCTGGCGTCGGCGCCACCAAGCTGGAGCGCTACGGCACCGCTTTCCTGCAAGTGATCACCGGCGATGCACCCGAGCCTGTCCACCCCGCCCGCCGCGCCCTCGCGGGCCGCGACGCGGGCGATGTCTTCGACCGGCTGATGGAGGTGCAGCAGGACCTGATGCGCGGCGACGACGGCACCGGCAAGTACCTCTCTGTCACCCATTCGACCCTGCGCAAGATTGCCGAACGCAAGCCTGCCTCCGTCCATGACCTCTCGCGCATAGCGGGCATGGGAGAGAAGCAGATCGACCGGTTCGGTGATGCGTTCCTCGATGTCCTACGCGAGGCTGGATGA
- a CDS encoding HAD family hydrolase produces MIPDLVIFDCDGVLVDSEPISNQTIADALSEMGVSCTLEETMAAFVGKSMAQVAEGVRAMGAELPGSDADWIDSIYAQTYARLRAGVDPIPGVTAVLDALDAAGVPYCVASNGSDEKMDITLGATGMAERFRGKRFSAQTLGVSKPDPDLFFIAAQYMSTVPGRAVVIEDSASGALGAQRAGMRCFGYAPTDGAALEAVGAEIFRSMDQLPALLGLPH; encoded by the coding sequence ATGATCCCGGATCTCGTCATCTTCGACTGCGACGGGGTGCTGGTGGATTCCGAGCCGATCTCGAACCAGACCATCGCCGATGCCTTGTCCGAGATGGGCGTGAGCTGCACGCTGGAGGAAACCATGGCGGCCTTCGTCGGCAAGAGCATGGCGCAGGTGGCTGAAGGGGTGCGCGCCATGGGGGCAGAGCTGCCGGGTAGTGACGCCGACTGGATCGACAGCATCTACGCCCAGACCTACGCCCGCCTGCGCGCCGGAGTGGACCCCATTCCCGGCGTCACCGCGGTGCTCGACGCGCTGGACGCGGCGGGCGTGCCCTATTGCGTGGCCTCCAACGGCTCGGACGAGAAGATGGACATCACCCTCGGCGCCACCGGCATGGCCGAGAGGTTCCGGGGCAAGCGCTTCTCGGCACAGACCCTCGGCGTCTCGAAGCCCGACCCCGATCTTTTCTTCATCGCCGCGCAATACATGAGCACCGTGCCGGGCCGTGCCGTCGTGATCGAGGACAGCGCCTCGGGCGCCCTGGGTGCGCAACGGGCCGGGATGCGCTGTTTCGGATACGCCCCCACAGACGGCGCGGCGCTGGAGGCGGTTGGAGCCGAGATCTTCCGCTCCATGGATCAGCTACCAGCCCTGCTCGGCCTGCCGCATTAA
- the rsmD gene encoding 16S rRNA (guanine(966)-N(2))-methyltransferase RsmD — protein sequence MRIVGGRLRGKKLAEVGAGDAAAHLRPTSDRVRESLFNLLTNGRNGDLVRDAKVLDLFAGTGALGLEALSRGASQATFVDSGAASRVLLRENIALCSAQAITKVFRTDVADLGPPRTPVDLVFLDPPYGKGLGEAALETIMAQGWLAPGATVVWEESRPPIVPAPFQLLDQRSYGGTTITILRFP from the coding sequence ATGAGGATCGTCGGCGGCCGCCTGCGCGGCAAGAAGCTGGCGGAGGTCGGGGCAGGGGACGCGGCGGCGCACCTGCGCCCCACCTCCGACCGGGTGCGGGAGAGCCTGTTCAACCTGCTGACCAACGGCCGCAACGGCGACCTCGTGCGTGATGCCAAGGTGCTGGACCTCTTCGCAGGCACCGGCGCGCTTGGGCTCGAGGCGCTCAGCCGGGGAGCATCCCAGGCCACCTTCGTGGACAGCGGCGCTGCATCACGCGTGCTTTTGCGCGAGAACATCGCGCTGTGCTCGGCGCAGGCAATCACCAAGGTCTTCCGTACCGACGTGGCCGACCTCGGTCCGCCCCGCACGCCGGTCGATCTCGTCTTCCTCGACCCTCCCTATGGCAAGGGTCTGGGCGAGGCCGCGCTGGAGACCATCATGGCGCAAGGCTGGCTTGCCCCTGGCGCCACCGTCGTCTGGGAGGAAAGCCGCCCCCCGATCGTTCCCGCGCCCTTCCAGCTGCTGGACCAGCGCAGCTATGGTGGCACAACGATCACGATCCTGAGGTTCCCATGA
- a CDS encoding NAD(P)/FAD-dependent oxidoreductase yields MENIIVIGAGQAGASCVAKLRAEGFEGKITLIGDEPVPPYQRPPLSKAYLLGEMALERLYLRPEAWYGENGIELRLGSTVDAIDAAAKTVTLGDDVLPYDALVLATGSTPRRLPANIGGDLGGVHVVRTLADVDAMEPAVAEGLRALIVGGGYIGLEAAAVARKRGMDVTLVEATPRILGRVAAPETADYFRELHRAQGVRVLEGVGLDCLNGVDGHVVGAILTNGEEHPYDLVIAGIGIIPNDGPAKMAGVEMDNGIATDSKGRTSDPNIYAAGDCASLPFRGQRIRLESVQNAIDQAEAVAKNILGRDEDYVPQPWFWSDQYDVKLQIAGLNTGYDKVIVRDGGAMRSHWYYAGDTLLAVDAMNDPRGYMIGKRLIEAGKSPDPAVIADPESDLKPLLKA; encoded by the coding sequence ATGGAGAATATTATCGTCATCGGGGCAGGACAGGCGGGGGCGTCCTGCGTCGCCAAGCTGCGGGCCGAGGGCTTTGAGGGCAAGATCACCCTGATCGGGGACGAGCCGGTGCCACCCTACCAGCGCCCGCCGCTTTCCAAGGCCTACCTGCTTGGCGAGATGGCGCTGGAGCGGCTCTATCTGCGGCCCGAGGCATGGTACGGCGAGAACGGGATCGAGCTGCGCCTGGGCAGCACCGTCGATGCGATCGATGCGGCGGCGAAAACCGTCACCCTTGGCGACGACGTGCTGCCCTATGACGCACTGGTGCTCGCCACCGGCTCGACCCCGCGCCGGCTTCCCGCGAACATCGGTGGCGACCTCGGCGGAGTGCACGTGGTGCGGACCCTTGCTGATGTCGATGCGATGGAGCCCGCCGTGGCGGAGGGGCTTCGCGCCCTGATCGTCGGCGGCGGCTACATCGGGCTGGAGGCCGCGGCCGTCGCCCGCAAACGCGGCATGGATGTCACGCTGGTGGAGGCCACGCCGCGCATCCTCGGCCGCGTCGCCGCGCCCGAGACGGCGGATTATTTCCGCGAGTTGCATCGCGCGCAGGGTGTGCGGGTGCTGGAAGGCGTCGGGCTGGATTGCCTCAACGGAGTTGACGGCCACGTCGTCGGCGCGATCCTGACCAACGGGGAAGAGCACCCCTATGACCTCGTGATCGCCGGCATCGGTATCATCCCCAACGATGGCCCGGCGAAGATGGCCGGTGTCGAGATGGACAACGGCATCGCCACCGACTCGAAGGGTCGCACCTCCGACCCGAATATCTATGCGGCTGGCGATTGTGCCTCGCTGCCGTTCCGCGGCCAGCGCATCCGGTTGGAGAGCGTGCAGAACGCCATCGACCAGGCAGAGGCCGTGGCGAAGAATATCCTCGGGCGCGACGAGGATTACGTCCCGCAGCCGTGGTTCTGGTCCGACCAATACGACGTGAAGCTGCAGATCGCCGGCCTGAACACGGGCTACGACAAGGTGATCGTGCGCGATGGCGGGGCGATGCGGTCCCACTGGTATTACGCCGGTGATACGCTCCTCGCCGTGGACGCGATGAACGACCCGCGCGGCTACATGATCGGCAAGCGCCTGATCGAGGCCGGGAAATCCCCCGACCCGGCCGTGATCGCCGATCCCGAGAGTGACCTGAAGCCTCTGCTCAAGGCATGA